A section of the Bacteroidota bacterium genome encodes:
- a CDS encoding 1-deoxy-D-xylulose-5-phosphate reductoisomerase, with protein sequence MKNICILGSTGSIGRHSLEVIASFPTQFRVAYLTANTNIDLLQEQIRRFQPKGVAVRDRSSAAALKQISNGSLSVFAGDEGLRELVSHDDIDIVISSLVGFAGLGPTIEAIKRGRTVALANKETLVVAGEIITRMVKEHHATLIPVDSEHSAILQCLAGEDRANISRLILTASGGPFLTMQKSDFSAVTVEAALNHPNWKMGNKITIDSATLMNKGLEVIEAHWLFGLPASQIDVLIHPQSIIHSMVEFVDGSVKAQLGMPDMKIPIQYALTYPQRATSLFKRVDFCELKQMTFFKPDLAKFECLDLAYHALARGGTAPAILNAANEIAVELFLGNRIRFDEIPALIRESLDHVPVTGAGTLEEVMEADRVTREFVRESSGRLVTGG encoded by the coding sequence ATGAAGAACATCTGCATACTCGGGTCGACGGGCTCCATCGGAAGGCACAGCCTCGAGGTGATTGCCAGCTTCCCAACCCAGTTTCGCGTCGCCTACCTGACCGCCAACACCAACATCGACCTGCTCCAGGAACAGATCCGGAGGTTTCAACCCAAAGGCGTTGCTGTCCGGGACCGCTCCTCCGCTGCCGCCCTTAAACAGATTAGCAACGGATCGCTCAGCGTCTTCGCGGGCGACGAAGGACTCCGGGAACTGGTCAGCCACGACGATATCGACATCGTCATCAGCTCCCTCGTGGGCTTCGCCGGCCTCGGGCCGACGATCGAAGCGATCAAGCGGGGCCGGACCGTCGCGCTCGCCAACAAGGAAACGCTCGTTGTTGCGGGCGAGATCATCACCCGGATGGTCAAGGAACACCACGCGACGCTCATTCCCGTCGACAGCGAGCATAGCGCGATTTTGCAATGCCTGGCGGGGGAAGACCGAGCGAACATCTCGCGATTGATCCTGACCGCATCCGGCGGGCCCTTTCTCACGATGCAGAAATCGGATTTTTCGGCGGTGACCGTCGAAGCCGCCCTGAACCACCCGAACTGGAAAATGGGCAACAAGATCACAATCGATTCCGCCACCCTGATGAACAAGGGGCTGGAGGTGATCGAAGCGCACTGGTTGTTCGGTCTCCCGGCCTCTCAAATAGACGTCCTGATCCATCCGCAATCGATCATTCATTCGATGGTGGAGTTCGTCGACGGATCGGTGAAGGCCCAGCTCGGGATGCCCGACATGAAGATCCCGATCCAGTATGCTCTCACCTACCCGCAACGGGCGACATCCCTCTTCAAGAGAGTGGACTTCTGCGAGCTGAAGCAGATGACCTTCTTCAAACCGGACCTCGCCAAATTCGAGTGTCTGGATCTCGCGTACCACGCGCTCGCCCGCGGCGGGACGGCCCCCGCGATTCTGAACGCGGCGAACGAGATCGCGGTGGAACTCTTCCTGGGGAACAGGATCCGGTTCGATGAGATCCCCGCTCTGATCCGGGAATCGCTGGACCACGTTCCGGTCACGGGAGCGGGGACCCTGGAGGAAGTCATGGAGGCCGACAGGGTTACCCGGGAGTTTGTCCGCGAATCGAGCGGCCGTTTGGTGACGGGAGGATGA